Proteins encoded by one window of Arachis ipaensis cultivar K30076 chromosome B04, Araip1.1, whole genome shotgun sequence:
- the LOC107637143 gene encoding B3 domain-containing protein At1g05920-like produces MDQHRATLCCQWLQCKPRSSCSSKNKLKETLMDSDDSTVKVPFSSTMKVANAFGYCLEGANEEEERMMNIKKTKRDCFIQNKEYDFNDDELEVVDVLFNLPRNFLERVNLETSISVVNSSSSADQERVSKEASKKETKKPVNQERNSPSAVNSGPSADQERVSNMNSNKTVNLVDSQLNQEPVNQEPVNQESSELPQNFKNLISDMGGSRITLLIEKTLYPSDLNPQQNRLSIPSQRVKDKDFLLPTELETLEEKKGIKVKLIQPSLEITELTLIKWFMHKGPKSEKVSVSYILRSNWVKVAKANNLQKDDVIQVWSFRVEDKLCMAIVKL; encoded by the coding sequence ATGGACCAGCATAGAGCCACACTATGCTGCCAATGGCTCCAATGCAAACCACGTTCTTCATGCAGCAGCAAGAACAAACTGAAAGAAACTCTCATGGATTCTGATGATTCTACAGTTAAGGTGCCGTTTTCAAGCACGATGAAGGTAGCAAACGCCTTTGGTTACTGTCTTGAAGGGGCTAACGAGGAGGAGGAGAGGATGATGAATATCAAGAAAACAAAAAGAGACTGTTTCATTCAAAATAAAGAGTATGATTTCAACGATGATGAACTTGAAGTTGTTGATGTTCTGTTTAACCTCCCCAGAAACTTCTTAGAGAGGGTTAATTTAGAGACTTCAATCAGCGTTGTGAATTCAAGCTCCAGTGCCGATCAAGAACGGGTTTCAAAGGAGGCttccaagaaagaaacaaagaaaccaGTCAACCAAGAAAGAAACAGCCCCAGTGCTGTGAATTCAGGGCCAAGTGCTGATCAAGAACGGGTTTCAAACATGAATTCCAACAAGACCGTTAACTTAGTGGATTCTCAGCTCAACCAAGAACCAGTCAACCAAGAACCAGTCAACCAAGAATCCTCTGAATTGCCACAAAATTTCAAGAACTTGATAAGTGATATGGGTGGCAGCAGGATCACTCTGCTTATCGAAAAAACTCTCTACCCCTCGGATTTGAATCCGCAACAAAACCGGCTTTCAATACCGTCACAGCGGGTCAAGGACAAAGATTTCTTGCTTCCTACGGAACTTGAAACTCTAGAGgagaaaaagggaataaaagtgAAACTGATCCAACCGTCGCTGGAAATCACCGAGTTGACTTTGATTAAGTGGTTCATGCACAAGGGTCCAAAGTCAGAGAAAGTAAGCGTTTCTTATATTCTGAGGTCAAATTGGGTCAAAGTTGCAAAGGCTAACAACCTACAAAAGGATGATGTCATTCAAGTTTGGTCATTCCGAGTTGAAGATAAATTATGCATGGCAATTGTCAAGCTTTGA
- the LOC107637142 gene encoding protein FAR1-RELATED SEQUENCE 5-like, with translation MVRDNQGTIISRQLVCNKEGWRNMRYLDLDDRSREARSLTRTKCPAQLRVKLDYGCGRWKVSYFVESHNHDLTPPQFAHLVLANRRLTVTDKVQVENLHNFGVKTCHIMGYIAFQKGGYRHAGFTRKDLYNYIDCYHRSKVKNGDANAAINYLIGKSNNDPLFFGKYTFTSDERLEHIFWADGQSFIDYHCFGDIVAFDSTSKKNKYNKPLVIFSGCNHHGQTVIFGSDLLSDKTTETYKWLLETIVEAMGGKSPKAVITDGDLAMRDAVKNVLPDAAHRLCGWHPQRNACENIKNSNLLHDFKGLIYDNNDHRDFDRRWAAILDKHNLVGSTWMEKTYETHSMWSHCFLWDKFFGYIRTTSQ, from the coding sequence ATGGTTAGGGATAATCAAGGTACAATCATTAGTAGGCAACTTGTTTGCAACAAAGAGGGTTGGAGGAATATGAGGTATCTTGATCTGGATGATAGATCAAGGGAGGCAAGGTCACTAACGCGAACCAAGTGTCCAGCTCAGCTTAGGGTAAAGCTTGACTACGGCTGCGGTAGATGGAAGGTATCATATTTTGTGGAATCTCACAACCACGATCTGACGCCACCCCAATTTGCGCATCTGGTTCTGGCCAATCGTCGTCTCACTGTCACTGATAAAGTCCAAGTggaaaatcttcataattttggtGTCAAGACCTGCCATATTATGGGGTATATTGCGTTCCAGAAGGGTGGATATCGTCATGCTGGCTTCACACGCAAAGATTTGTACAACTACATTGATTGTTATCATCGGTCAAAGGTTAAAAACGGAGATGCCAATGCGGCAATAAACTATTTGATTGGCAAGTCAAACAACGATCCGTTGTTTTTTGGAAAGTATACGTTCACTAGTGACGAAAGGCTCGAGCATATTTTTTGGGCAGATGGGCAGTCATTTATCGACTATCACTGCTTTGGAGATATTGTTGCCTTTGATTCAACCTCCAAGAAGAATAAATACAACAAGCCTTTGGTCATTTTCTCCGGATGCAATCATCACGGGCAGACTGTTATCTTCGGCTCCGACCTACTATCCGACAAAACCACAGAGACGTATAAGTGGTTGTTGGAAACCATTGTTGAAGCGATGGGTGGGAAAAGTCCTAAAGCAGTAATAACTGACGGAGACCTTGCCATGCGAGATGCAGTCAAGAATGTTCTTCCTGATGCGGCCCATCGGTTATGCGGATGGCATCCGCAGAGAAATGCATGTGAAAATATAAAGAATTCTAATCTTCTGCACGATTTTAAGGGTCTTATATACGACAACAACGACCACAGAGACTTCGATCGGAGATGGGCAGCCATTTTGGATAAGCACAACCTTGTTGGGAGTACCTGGATGGAAAAGACGTACGAAACTCATTCGATGTGGTCTCATTGTTTCCTCTGGGATAAGTTTTTTGGTTACATAAGGACGACATCACAGTGA